TTTTGCAAATCCAAGCTTACATAATTAAAATCCTTTATCAAAATAGGTACTGCTTGTTGAATATTGAGTATACCTAACGCCTTTGCAATCTGGATTTTAATTTTAGAACTATCAGTTTGCTGATATAATTCTAATAGGTATGGCGCGGTTTCTATTTGGTGGAAGAGTGCGCACTCATTAATTAGAAAACATTTATAATTTTCATCTTTGGCTATTTGGATCCAACGCGTAAAAGGGGGTAGAATCTTTCTTTTTGCTTTTAGAATAGTATGAATTCTTAAACCATCAAGGTTATTAAATTGTTTGTCAAAGCTTTCATCTAAAAATTTAAATGCCTCATTTTTATTAAATTTAAGGTATTCAACTTTTGCGAGTTTGCGCAAATTCCCATCTCGATTATGAATCTGTCTGGATACTGCAAGACCCGAAACGCCCACTTCGATATCGTCTAATTTGCGTAGTGCTCTTACATTTTGTGATTTATCACTTGAATTGGCTCTTTTTTCCCAGAAAAGATGAATATTAAACAACTCTAACAGTATTGAAAAATTATGTTGATTGAACATATTTTCATCTTGTTGGTGTTCATTTTTTAAAAATAATAGCAGATTTGTAATTATTTCCTTTTGCCATTTTTTATTTAATGCTTGCTTGTTTCTGGAGCTATATCCTAATGTCCTTTGAATATCTTCCTTGAATAAAATTCTGGATGAATATATTATCTCTTTCAGTTTAATCTCATATTGGCTTCTAATCTTCTCTTTACGCTTTATTTCTTTTTTCTCATGGACGCCAATAAAAATAATCTTAAAAATGGTTAATAAATACAGGACCAATAAAAGCATCACAACGATAATTGTAATTCTAATAATTAATGGAAATCCGATAAACTGTGAATCCAGGTAATAGAAATAAAATTTAAATCTGTCCATGCTTCATTTAATTTAATACAAGGACCTTCGCTTCTCTTCACATTTAATGCAATAATAGATTACTAATATTGATAGATGTTAAAAAGCAGCATCCGACCCATAACCATATTTCAATAAAAAGGAAATTCAAATGAGAATGTAAAAGCGAGTTGTTTTAGTGGGATTTTACACATTCTTCATTTAAATCGTATGTCAATTAGTTTTGTTTTGTTACTATTTATAAAATTACTTCAAACTATTATAAACCTGGTTGGGGGTTATAAAGAGTATACTCAAACAGCACATTTAATAATGGTCTAACAGTTGTTTAGTTGCAACCCTCAGTTCAGAAATTCAAGCAGAATAGTTCAAATATTCAAAATTATATCGGAAGGATTTTATGACTCACTTTACCAATATAAGGAGTTTAATGTACAATACAATTGTTAATTTATTGCAATGTCAACTCCGAAATAAATCCCTCAATACATTTGCAAATGTAGGTTAAAAGCTGCGTTTTGTAATAGCCCCAAAAGGCATTTTTCTAAAAAACTATGGCCTTCAAAGGCATTCATGTAGAAAAGTGAATTATAAAAAAGGGGTAAACAAATTTGAAATTAGAATTCTGTGAAGGAATGGATTGCCGAATTATTTTAACCGGGGAGGATAAAACTAAGGGATCTAGGATGTTTTAGAATTAAATCTTTAAGGCTTCATGTTTCCTATACCGTTCCTAATTATGACTTTCTAAGTTCTGAAGGTAAAATGCCATGATGTTTTTTAAATGCAATAGAAAACTTACTCGCATTTTCATAGCCTAATTTAAAAGATATTTCTTTTATGATTAACTGGTTTTCAGTAATGAGTTCCTTCGCAAGTTCCATTTTGGCATCCCGAAAATATTGATAAATAGGTTTGCCGTAGACTTGTTTAAACTCAACTTTGAGTTTAGTCTCTGATATAGCGAACTTTTTAGCCAGGATATCAATACCGGGAAATTTGTCGAAAAGATGATTCTTTAAATAGTTCTCTACCCTATTTATACTAAACCTATCATTATATTCTAAAGCATTGTATTGACCAATAATGTTTTGTTCTTTGCAAGATCTTAGAAAGTCAAATATAAGATGTATAGTACAATACTTCAGATTTAATATATCTATTTCTCTTGCATCACCACCTATATTCATTGCCTTATCGAAGGTGTCAAAATTATTTATGATAGTTTCATTACCTTGTAATGACCATATAATATATTTCGTATCCTGATTTTTTATGAAACTGGTTAATCCGCTTTCAGTAAATATTTTATTCGGCATTAAGTTTTTCTGTAGCCAAGTTTCATTAAAGTATATAGTAATATATTTATTCGAAGCTCCTTTAAAATTTAAATCACAATTGCGAACTTTCGGCTTAAAGAATGTCCAACTGTAATTGGGAAAAACAACTGCCTTCTCACAAATATCTTTACTTAAATTCACGGAATTGTTAATGTTGTTCAAGCTCAACATATAATAATCTTCATCGGTAATTTCTTTATCCTCTTCTTTACCTTTAAATATCAAGTCATATGCTACATTGGCTTTATATCTCATTTTAGCATATACAATCCAGCAACCGTCTTCAATTTGTTGGTAATAAAAACCACCTTCGCATAATGGATTATTAGAGCTAATGCAATGTTTTTCCTTAGAGTGCTGGACAAAAGGGAAGCTGTCAAAACTCTCTATCAAAGATTGAGGAGAACATCCATTATAAGGCAAATGATAAAAGCCTTTCTTATATGTAAAATAATATTTCTTAAACTGGTTAAGCCAATTTTTAATCTTCAGAGAGAGCATAATTAATCTTCAAGTATTAACCTTATTAAAGGGTTATTAGATTAACGAATATAGCACTTTTTCTGCTAAGACTAGTGCATAATCAGAATTTAATATAAGGT
The Arachidicoccus soli DNA segment above includes these coding regions:
- a CDS encoding HEAT repeat domain-containing protein; its protein translation is MDRFKFYFYYLDSQFIGFPLIIRITIIVVMLLLVLYLLTIFKIIFIGVHEKKEIKRKEKIRSQYEIKLKEIIYSSRILFKEDIQRTLGYSSRNKQALNKKWQKEIITNLLLFLKNEHQQDENMFNQHNFSILLELFNIHLFWEKRANSSDKSQNVRALRKLDDIEVGVSGLAVSRQIHNRDGNLRKLAKVEYLKFNKNEAFKFLDESFDKQFNNLDGLRIHTILKAKRKILPPFTRWIQIAKDENYKCFLINECALFHQIETAPYLLELYQQTDSSKIKIQIAKALGILNIQQAVPILIKDFNYVSLDLQNVIINTVGNFRTQEALDFLTKVHDTVYSNETIINIVQGIYKIDKGHQQVLPKIKAQANAFTKAVLLHAEYNDL
- a CDS encoding helix-turn-helix domain-containing protein gives rise to the protein MLSLKIKNWLNQFKKYYFTYKKGFYHLPYNGCSPQSLIESFDSFPFVQHSKEKHCISSNNPLCEGGFYYQQIEDGCWIVYAKMRYKANVAYDLIFKGKEEDKEITDEDYYMLSLNNINNSVNLSKDICEKAVVFPNYSWTFFKPKVRNCDLNFKGASNKYITIYFNETWLQKNLMPNKIFTESGLTSFIKNQDTKYIIWSLQGNETIINNFDTFDKAMNIGGDAREIDILNLKYCTIHLIFDFLRSCKEQNIIGQYNALEYNDRFSINRVENYLKNHLFDKFPGIDILAKKFAISETKLKVEFKQVYGKPIYQYFRDAKMELAKELITENQLIIKEISFKLGYENASKFSIAFKKHHGILPSELRKS